Sequence from the Spirochaetota bacterium genome:
ATTCTTCCTGTTATCTCCTTTCCACTGATAATGATAGGTATCTATTTAAGTATATTGCTATGCCTTACTAATAATTTAAAAAGAGGTTGTCATGGAAAAAAGGGCTTTACTAGCTATAGTGTTATCATTGGGAGTATGGATACTATGGTTTTATTTATTTCCTCCGCAGGAAAAAACACCACCTGTTGCAGAAAAAACTGTTGAAACAGCGCAAACTGAAGAAGGTAAAAAAACAGAAATTTCTGTTATTAGCAAAATGCAGAACTCCTCTACTAAGAAAGAAGAAGTTACCATTAATGCAAAATATTATACAGCGGTTCTCAGTAATGAAGATGCCCAGTGTATTTCCTTTGTCGATAAAGTTAGAAATATTGAATTAATTGTAAAAAAATCAAAATACATGGCAAAGGGTGTATTTGATTTTCCAGTACATTTTTCAGCATCTGAATTTTTGCATGCAAAGGATCAGTCGCCTGTATTATGGAAAATGCAAAAAGATGCTTCATCGGTGAACTTTTCTACAATTGCTGTGATACAGAATAATCCGCTAGAAATTTCAAAACAATTCAAATATAACGAAACAGGTCAGTATTTTATCGTCACATATTCTATCACCAATAAAGGAAGAAGTGAATTTGCCTTCCCTGAAGGTGGTGTAATATTTTCCCCATCTGATTTTTTAGGTCCTGCGATGGATTTTGATAATTCATATAATGAATTGCACAGCATTTATTACATCAACGATAGTTTTGAAAAAGCACGTAAGGGAGGTGGATTTTTCTCTACACCTGAAGATCTCAAACGGGAAAGCGGTGTTGTAAAATGGGTAGGAGTAATGAGCAGGTACTATCTGTTAATAATGATACCCCAGAATTTTGCTGGATCAGGTGTAGTCTATGATAACAGGGAGCATTCAGGATTCAGGACAGGTATTGTGGTACCGGAAAAACCATTAAAACCCGGGCAAACAATAACGCATGAATTTAAGGTATATGTGGGACCAAAAAATAAGGAGAAATTGCTGGCAGTTGATAAATCAATTGGTGATGCTGCGGATGTAAGTAAATGGATTGAGCCCATCAGAGACTTTATGATGTGGTGTTTGCTAGAAATAAACAAGCTTGTTGGGAATTTAGGCTGGTCACTTGTTATATTTTCAATAATTACCAAGATAATGTTTTTACCGTTAACACAGCGTTCAACTGAATCTATGAAAAAGATGCAGGAATTAAATCCTGTTATTCAGGAGTTACGTGAAAAATATAAGGATAAACCTGATGTTTTGAATAAGAAGATAATGGAAGTGTATAAAAAAAATAAAGTTAATCCTATGGGGGGATGTTTGCCGCTGCTATTGCAGATGCCATTCTTTTTTGCCCTGTACAGTGCTCTGGTTAATTCAGTAGATTTATGGCAGGCACCATTTATACTGTGGATTAAGGACCTATCTTTGCCTGATACAATTTACAGAATAGGTGGATTTAACATAAATATTTTGCCTCTGGTGATGACGGGTACTACATATTTACAGCAAAAAATGTCAACAGGGGAGACTACACAGCAGCAAAAGATGTTAATGTTAATGCCATTGATATTTATTGTTATCTTCTGGAACATGCCTTCTGGTTTGGTATTATACTGGACGATGCAAAATATATTGCAGATTGCTCATCAGATGATCATCAATAAAATAGGGAAAAAATAGATATAGATTGTGAAAAATTTTAAGTGAAAAAAGAGTATACTATACGTACATTAATGTAAGGAGGTATCAAAGGCTCAACGCGTGGCCATCTAAAAGAGATATGAATATTTTACACTTCACCTTTAATCCATTACTTAAGTTAAGGATTGGAGGTGAGATTGAAAAACAATTCTATTCACAGAGGAGGTAAATATATTTAAAAATATCAGAACTATTTTTATCAAAGTTTTGTAGGAGGCGTGAACATGAAGGTGTTAGATATTGAAGGGAAAACTGTTGAAGAAGCAACGAAGAAAGCCTTATCATTGTTAAAAATTAATGATATGAACAAAATCAATATTGAAGTGCTGGATGAAGGCAAAAGTGGTATCTTTGGTTTTGGCATATCACGCCCTGCTAAAATACGAGTATATTACCAACAGGAAAATGATATTGGCGAAAAGGCTAAAGAAATTATTGAAAAGATTTTATTATTGATGGAAGTGGAAGCAAGGGTTAAGGATTATAAAGAAAGTGAAAACAAAGTATATGTTGAGTTAGAAAGCCCAAGTTCAGGACTTGTTATTGGTAAAAAAGGTAAAACTTTGGAAGCATTACAGTTTATGGTTAATCTGCTGGTAAATAAGATGACTAATTCAGAAAAAAAGATAATTTTGGATATAGAATCCTACAGGGCAAAAAGAGAAAAAGCATTGCGCAAATTATCAAAGGAAATAGCATTAAAAGTTGCAAGAACTGGCAAGCCATGGACGTTAGAGCCCATGAATCCATTTGAACGCCGTCTAATACATCTGACTTTGCAAAATGATTCTAAAGTTACTACTAAAAGCGAGGGACAAGGTATTTATAGAAAGGTAAAAATAATGCCCGTAGAAAAAAGGTAATGCAGATGGACGATACAATATGTGCTCCGGCAACACCGCCAGTACATTCTCCAATAGCGATAATACGGATAAGCGGCCCTGATTCATTACGGGTCGCTTCTTCTATTTTTACGGCTAAAAAACAAACACGTACATTTATACCACGGTATGCATATTATGGTTTTGTTCATGATGATAGTGAAGAAATAGATGATTGCATCGTAATTTATTATAATCAACCACACAGTTATACTGGTGAGGATATGGTGGAAATA
This genomic interval carries:
- the yidC gene encoding membrane protein insertase YidC, with the protein product MEKRALLAIVLSLGVWILWFYLFPPQEKTPPVAEKTVETAQTEEGKKTEISVISKMQNSSTKKEEVTINAKYYTAVLSNEDAQCISFVDKVRNIELIVKKSKYMAKGVFDFPVHFSASEFLHAKDQSPVLWKMQKDASSVNFSTIAVIQNNPLEISKQFKYNETGQYFIVTYSITNKGRSEFAFPEGGVIFSPSDFLGPAMDFDNSYNELHSIYYINDSFEKARKGGGFFSTPEDLKRESGVVKWVGVMSRYYLLIMIPQNFAGSGVVYDNREHSGFRTGIVVPEKPLKPGQTITHEFKVYVGPKNKEKLLAVDKSIGDAADVSKWIEPIRDFMMWCLLEINKLVGNLGWSLVIFSIITKIMFLPLTQRSTESMKKMQELNPVIQELREKYKDKPDVLNKKIMEVYKKNKVNPMGGCLPLLLQMPFFFALYSALVNSVDLWQAPFILWIKDLSLPDTIYRIGGFNINILPLVMTGTTYLQQKMSTGETTQQQKMLMLMPLIFIVIFWNMPSGLVLYWTMQNILQIAHQMIINKIGKK
- a CDS encoding protein jag, encoding MKVLDIEGKTVEEATKKALSLLKINDMNKINIEVLDEGKSGIFGFGISRPAKIRVYYQQENDIGEKAKEIIEKILLLMEVEARVKDYKESENKVYVELESPSSGLVIGKKGKTLEALQFMVNLLVNKMTNSEKKIILDIESYRAKREKALRKLSKEIALKVARTGKPWTLEPMNPFERRLIHLTLQNDSKVTTKSEGQGIYRKVKIMPVEKR